One Scylla paramamosain isolate STU-SP2022 chromosome 5, ASM3559412v1, whole genome shotgun sequence genomic region harbors:
- the LOC135100347 gene encoding uncharacterized protein LOC135100347 isoform X1, translating into MRRMSGVLLCLVAAVAADAAEVMKEAAHHEVSDTRSGPAEGNDDPGAVQIGGQRLLGVSSTTTHTSVVMVTSTVFFSCLSGTSAAVCLGRRRKKSVPTMVEFDDSDTSSHTSKALDGSLVDPDGTRSYASDSSDFSSDSRQADKDGKFQFLTVWSAVSTTTTVTMLYTDTNTTIRLSYYCQAGFQQLPNGCG; encoded by the exons ATGCGACGGATGTCAGGAGTTTTGCTGTgcctggtggcagcggtggcagCAGATGCTGCAGAAGTGATGAAGGAAGCCGCCCACCACGAGGTCAGCGATACCAGGTCGGGTCCCGCAGAAGGAAACGATGATCCAGGCGCCGTTCAG ATTGGCGGCCAGCGATTACTGGGAGTGTCGTCCACAACCACGCACACTAGTGTAGTCATGGTCACCTCCACCGTGTTTTTCTCCTGCCTCTCCGGAACAAGCGCTGCGGTGTGTCTCGGTCGCCGGCGGAAGAAGAGTGTACCGACTATGGTTGAGTTCGATGATAGTGACAC CAGCAGCCATACCAGCAAGGCCCTGGACGGTAGCCTGGTCGATCCAGACGGGACAAGATCTTACGCCTCCGATTCTTCTGATTTCTCTTCGGATTCTCGCCAGGCTGATAAAGACGGCAAGTTCCAGTTCCTCACCGTTTGGAGCGctgtcagcaccaccaccaccgtcaccatgtTGTACACggacaccaacaccaccattcgCCTCTCGTACTATTGCCAGGCGGGCTTCCAGCAGCTGCCCAACGGGTGCGGTTAG
- the LOC135100347 gene encoding uncharacterized protein LOC135100347 isoform X2, with translation MRRMSGVLLCLVAAVAADAAEVMKEAAHHEVSDTRSGPAEGNDDPGAVQIGGQRLLGVSSTTTHTSVVMVTSTVFFSCLSGTSAAVCLGRRRKKSVPTMVEFDDSDTSHTSKALDGSLVDPDGTRSYASDSSDFSSDSRQADKDGKFQFLTVWSAVSTTTTVTMLYTDTNTTIRLSYYCQAGFQQLPNGCG, from the exons ATGCGACGGATGTCAGGAGTTTTGCTGTgcctggtggcagcggtggcagCAGATGCTGCAGAAGTGATGAAGGAAGCCGCCCACCACGAGGTCAGCGATACCAGGTCGGGTCCCGCAGAAGGAAACGATGATCCAGGCGCCGTTCAG ATTGGCGGCCAGCGATTACTGGGAGTGTCGTCCACAACCACGCACACTAGTGTAGTCATGGTCACCTCCACCGTGTTTTTCTCCTGCCTCTCCGGAACAAGCGCTGCGGTGTGTCTCGGTCGCCGGCGGAAGAAGAGTGTACCGACTATGGTTGAGTTCGATGATAGTGACAC CAGCCATACCAGCAAGGCCCTGGACGGTAGCCTGGTCGATCCAGACGGGACAAGATCTTACGCCTCCGATTCTTCTGATTTCTCTTCGGATTCTCGCCAGGCTGATAAAGACGGCAAGTTCCAGTTCCTCACCGTTTGGAGCGctgtcagcaccaccaccaccgtcaccatgtTGTACACggacaccaacaccaccattcgCCTCTCGTACTATTGCCAGGCGGGCTTCCAGCAGCTGCCCAACGGGTGCGGTTAG